A DNA window from Acidimicrobiia bacterium contains the following coding sequences:
- a CDS encoding acetyl-CoA C-acetyltransferase: MPEPVIVAATRSPIGRAFKGSLVDLRADDLAATIVGAALDQVPELDRNEVDDLMLGCGLPGGEQGFNMGRIVAILADMPDVPGTTITRYCSSSLQTIRMAAHAITAGEGDAFVAAGVECVSRFGAGNSDSLPDTQNPKFADAQLRSLQRSEGDQPSWEPLEGLPDAYIAMGQTAENVAEFENVSREAMDEFAARSQQRAVEAQKNGFFEREITPVTTPDGTLVSADDGPRPDTTVEKLAELKPVFRPDGKITAGNACPLNDGAAAVVVMSDTRARDLGITPIARVVSSGVSALNPEIMGLGPIGASRQALERAGMTIDDVDRVEINEAFAAQVLPSAEALGIDIDTLNVNGGAIALGHPFGMTGARIMSTLLNGLEDSDTTVGLETMCVGGGQGMAMIVERMS, encoded by the coding sequence ATGCCCGAGCCCGTGATCGTTGCCGCCACCCGGAGCCCCATCGGGCGTGCGTTCAAGGGATCGCTCGTCGACCTGCGTGCCGACGACCTGGCCGCCACGATCGTCGGCGCCGCGCTCGACCAGGTACCCGAGCTCGACCGCAACGAGGTCGACGACCTGATGCTCGGGTGCGGCCTACCGGGCGGTGAGCAGGGGTTCAACATGGGCCGCATCGTCGCCATTCTCGCTGACATGCCCGACGTTCCCGGCACCACGATCACCCGGTACTGCTCCTCGTCGCTGCAGACCATTCGGATGGCCGCCCACGCCATCACGGCCGGAGAAGGTGACGCCTTCGTGGCCGCAGGTGTCGAGTGCGTCAGCCGCTTCGGTGCCGGCAACTCCGACAGCCTCCCCGACACGCAGAACCCGAAGTTCGCCGACGCCCAGCTCCGCTCTCTCCAGCGCTCCGAGGGCGACCAACCGTCGTGGGAGCCCCTTGAAGGTCTTCCCGACGCCTACATCGCGATGGGACAGACCGCCGAGAACGTCGCGGAGTTCGAGAACGTGTCGCGTGAGGCCATGGACGAGTTTGCCGCCCGCTCACAGCAGCGTGCGGTCGAGGCGCAGAAGAACGGCTTCTTCGAGCGGGAGATCACACCTGTCACGACACCCGACGGAACCCTCGTCAGCGCCGACGACGGTCCGCGGCCCGACACGACGGTCGAGAAGCTGGCCGAACTCAAGCCCGTGTTCCGACCGGACGGAAAGATCACGGCCGGCAACGCCTGCCCGCTCAACGACGGGGCCGCCGCCGTGGTGGTCATGTCCGACACCCGTGCCAGGGACCTCGGGATCACGCCGATCGCCCGTGTCGTGTCGAGCGGCGTGAGCGCCCTCAACCCCGAGATCATGGGGCTCGGCCCCATCGGCGCCAGCCGTCAGGCCCTGGAGCGTGCGGGGATGACCATCGACGACGTCGACCGGGTCGAGATCAACGAGGCCTTCGCCGCCCAGGTCCTCCCGTCGGCCGAGGCTCTCGGCATCGACATCGACACGCTCAACGTCAACGGCGGCGCCATTGCCCTCGGGCACCCCTTCGGCATGACGGGTGCTCGCATCATGTCGACGCTGCTGAACGGCCTCGAAGACTCCGACACCACCGTCGGCCTCGAGACGATGTGCGTGGGCGGCGGACAGGGAATGGCGATGATCGTGGAACGGATGTCCTGA
- the ligD gene encoding non-homologous end-joining DNA ligase produces the protein MAGTVRVNHGGRHLTVGNLDKVMYPTTGFTKADVIAYYAAIAPVMVPHLTGRPITMVRFPDGVDGESFFEKRCPGHRPDWITTTHVGRSDDAKSYTACVFDEPAALVWAANLAALELHAPLALADDPSTPTQVVFDLDPGAPADITDCAQVAFDLRAVLDAAGLVGFVKTSGSKGLHIAVPLNAPAGTGADHDTTREFALAVGQVLAKRRSDVVVDMDRSARRGKVFVDWSQNARHKTTVSVYSLRGRERPTVSAPLTWDELEDRASSGPTALGLETAEVLERAEEHDDLHAEVLTLEQELPG, from the coding sequence GTGGCGGGAACGGTTCGCGTGAATCACGGAGGTCGGCACCTCACGGTCGGCAACCTCGACAAGGTGATGTACCCCACCACCGGGTTCACGAAGGCCGACGTCATCGCCTATTACGCGGCGATCGCGCCCGTGATGGTCCCGCATCTGACGGGTCGCCCGATCACGATGGTGCGCTTCCCCGACGGTGTCGACGGTGAGTCGTTCTTCGAGAAGCGCTGCCCCGGCCACCGCCCCGACTGGATCACGACGACCCACGTGGGGCGCAGCGACGACGCGAAGAGCTATACGGCCTGCGTGTTCGACGAGCCGGCGGCACTCGTGTGGGCCGCCAACCTCGCCGCCCTCGAGCTCCACGCTCCGCTGGCGCTCGCCGACGATCCCAGCACGCCGACCCAGGTCGTGTTCGACCTCGACCCGGGTGCGCCGGCCGACATCACCGACTGCGCGCAGGTGGCGTTCGATCTCCGGGCCGTTCTCGACGCCGCCGGCCTCGTCGGCTTCGTGAAGACATCGGGGAGCAAGGGCCTCCACATCGCAGTTCCGCTGAACGCCCCGGCCGGGACCGGCGCCGACCACGACACGACGCGGGAGTTCGCGCTCGCGGTCGGGCAGGTCCTGGCGAAGCGTCGCTCCGATGTGGTCGTCGACATGGACCGCTCCGCGCGACGCGGGAAGGTCTTCGTCGACTGGAGCCAGAACGCCCGCCACAAGACGACCGTGAGCGTCTACTCGTTGCGCGGCCGCGAGCGGCCCACCGTGTCGGCACCACTCACCTGGGACGAACTCGAAGACCGCGCGTCGTCGGGGCCGACCGCTCTGGGCCTCGAGACGGCGGAGGTCCTGGAGCGAGCGGAGGAGCACGACGACCTCCACGCGGAGGTCCTCACCCTCGAACAGGAATTACCCGGTTAG
- a CDS encoding Ku protein, with product MATIWSGAISFGLVTVPVKLTPATQSKDVSFNQLDRESGSRVRYKKMAESTGEVVDQSRIVKGYELTPGQYVVVEPDELKAMAPKSSRSIEIEQFVDLEEIDPLLFDTPYYLQPDPNTLKPYKLLVEAMADTNKVAIGRIVLRTKESLAAIRSLDGMLVIETMRYADEVLPRELPGDIDALEVTKKERVMATQLIESLTETWDPDAFDDTYREELLALIEKKAAGEEIVAAPVADETAEIVDLARALERSLDEAEQKGKRSA from the coding sequence GTGGCCACCATCTGGTCGGGGGCGATCAGCTTCGGGCTCGTGACCGTCCCGGTGAAGCTCACGCCGGCGACGCAGTCGAAGGACGTGTCGTTCAACCAGCTCGACCGCGAGTCGGGCTCGCGCGTCCGCTACAAGAAGATGGCGGAGTCCACGGGCGAGGTGGTCGACCAGAGCCGCATCGTGAAGGGCTATGAGCTCACCCCCGGTCAGTACGTGGTCGTCGAGCCCGACGAGCTGAAGGCGATGGCGCCGAAGTCCTCGCGCAGCATCGAGATCGAGCAGTTCGTCGACCTCGAGGAGATCGACCCGCTCCTGTTCGACACGCCCTACTACCTCCAGCCCGATCCCAACACGTTGAAGCCCTACAAGCTCCTCGTCGAGGCGATGGCGGACACCAACAAGGTGGCCATCGGCCGCATCGTCCTGCGTACCAAGGAGAGCCTCGCGGCGATCCGATCACTCGACGGCATGCTGGTGATCGAGACGATGCGCTACGCCGACGAGGTGCTGCCCCGCGAGCTCCCGGGCGACATCGACGCCCTCGAGGTCACGAAGAAGGAACGGGTCATGGCGACGCAGCTCATCGAGTCGCTCACCGAGACGTGGGACCCCGACGCGTTCGACGACACGTACCGCGAGGAGTTGCTGGCCCTGATCGAGAAGAAGGCGGCGGGTGAGGAGATCGTGGCCGCGCCCGTGGCGGATGAGACGGCCGAGATCGTCGACCTGGCCCGGGCGCTCGAGAGGAGCCTCGACGAGGCCGAGCAGAAGGGCAAGCGCTCAGCCTGA
- a CDS encoding acyltransferase: MAGSLHRLAAAAVHGLWGAAARYGAIDSGTRRAGRFAAFGSGTRICFPATSLMGEQWIELGRDTLIAENVTLSAGMSPSHVPENQPLLRVGDRCVFGRGTGIVADWGIEIGNDVWTGHYVYVTDHNHGYEDLGTPPGLQIGRHERVRILDGAWLGHGTVVLPGVTVGRHAVVGAGSIVTSDLPDFCVAAGNPARVLRQHVTGEGWVRPFAAPGREPGHPRRPSVSRSNPLV; encoded by the coding sequence ATGGCCGGCTCGCTGCACCGTCTCGCCGCCGCCGCCGTGCACGGCCTGTGGGGCGCCGCCGCCCGCTACGGGGCCATCGACAGCGGAACCCGTCGGGCCGGCCGCTTTGCCGCCTTCGGGTCGGGCACCCGGATCTGCTTCCCGGCGACCAGCCTGATGGGCGAGCAGTGGATCGAGCTCGGACGCGACACCCTGATCGCCGAAAACGTGACCCTGTCGGCGGGCATGAGCCCGAGCCACGTTCCCGAGAACCAGCCCCTGCTCAGGGTCGGCGACCGCTGCGTGTTCGGGCGGGGAACCGGGATCGTGGCCGACTGGGGGATCGAGATCGGCAACGACGTGTGGACCGGCCACTACGTCTACGTGACCGATCACAACCACGGCTACGAGGACCTCGGCACGCCCCCGGGGCTCCAGATCGGGCGTCACGAGAGGGTCCGCATCCTCGACGGCGCCTGGTTGGGGCACGGCACGGTCGTGCTCCCCGGTGTGACTGTCGGGCGCCACGCCGTCGTCGGTGCCGGCTCGATCGTGACATCCGACCTGCCCGACTTCTGTGTCGCGGCCGGGAACCCCGCCCGTGTCCTTCGCCAGCACGTGACCGGTGAGGGCTGGGTGCGCCCCTTCGCCGCACCGGGTCGCGAACCGGGCCACCCCCGCCGGCCGTCCGTGTCCCGGTCGAACCCGTTGGTGTGA
- a CDS encoding DUF4333 domain-containing protein yields the protein MSDDADGGVDGGIDRGADTGTAHPWDLSGDAAEPVEAEMVGSGWDADEYADEYVDTEPERTDGGAIAALVLAIASYVLLPLIGSVVALFLAAGAEQRISVSGGALGGSGLVTAAKVLAWVNLALLAVAALAVLVVLLVRSADVPLDLDKAEETMTENLQGNNPGVSVERVTCPNDVVVEKGGQFTCSTVIDGQDLEITVTQTDDQGKVDFSFSDAVVPVDDIESFLVEEYRKQGTRAVAFCAEEGQQVLVTPKGSTIECLVQIPDGDGTTAVVTVKEDGSLTIDFGAQAEEPAEG from the coding sequence ATGAGTGACGACGCTGATGGTGGAGTCGACGGCGGAATCGACCGTGGAGCCGACACCGGAACCGCCCATCCGTGGGACCTGAGCGGCGACGCCGCTGAGCCGGTCGAGGCCGAGATGGTCGGCTCCGGCTGGGACGCCGACGAGTACGCCGACGAGTACGTCGACACGGAACCGGAACGCACCGACGGCGGCGCGATTGCCGCGCTCGTGCTCGCCATCGCCTCGTACGTGCTGCTCCCTCTCATCGGGTCCGTGGTGGCCCTCTTCCTGGCCGCGGGGGCTGAGCAGAGGATCAGCGTCTCGGGTGGCGCACTCGGCGGCTCGGGACTGGTCACAGCGGCCAAGGTGCTCGCCTGGGTGAACCTGGCCCTTCTCGCCGTGGCGGCGCTCGCCGTCCTGGTCGTCCTGCTGGTCAGGTCCGCTGACGTCCCACTCGACCTCGACAAGGCCGAGGAGACGATGACCGAGAACCTCCAGGGCAACAACCCGGGAGTCTCGGTCGAACGTGTGACCTGCCCCAACGACGTCGTCGTGGAGAAGGGCGGGCAGTTCACCTGCTCGACAGTGATCGACGGGCAGGACCTCGAGATCACCGTCACACAGACGGACGACCAGGGGAAAGTGGACTTCTCCTTCTCCGACGCCGTCGTCCCTGTCGACGACATCGAGAGCTTCCTCGTCGAGGAGTACCGGAAGCAGGGCACACGTGCCGTTGCGTTCTGCGCCGAGGAGGGCCAACAGGTGCTGGTCACACCGAAGGGCTCCACGATCGAGTGCCTCGTGCAGATCCCGGACGGCGACGGCACGACGGCGGTCGTCACCGTGAAGGAGGACGGCAGCCTCACGATCGACTTCGGGGCCCAGGCCGAGGAGCCCGCCGAGGGCTGA
- a CDS encoding haloalkane dehalogenase, protein MELLRTPDERFQNLPDYRFEPHYVEVDSGDGATIRVHHLDEGDAGAPAVLLLHGEPTWSYLYRHMIPVLVEAGLRAVAVDLVGFGRSDKPTRRSDYTYQRHVDWTGSALARLGLTDVTLVCQDWGGLIGLRLVAERPDLFARVVAANTFLPTGDIDPGRAFRSWRDFSQAVETLRVGDIVNTGTTTDLPADVIAAYDAPFPDESYKEGARQFPVLVPASTDDPARDANLEAWEVLRRWEKPFLTAFSDGDPITRGGDIVFQAEIPGARGQAHTTIQGGGHFLQEDRGPELARVVAEFVAST, encoded by the coding sequence GTGGAACTCCTGCGGACACCCGACGAGCGGTTCCAGAACCTGCCTGACTACCGGTTCGAACCGCACTACGTGGAGGTCGACAGCGGTGACGGCGCGACGATTCGGGTTCACCACCTCGACGAGGGTGACGCCGGCGCCCCCGCCGTTCTCCTCCTGCACGGCGAGCCGACGTGGTCGTACCTGTACCGGCACATGATCCCGGTCCTCGTGGAGGCCGGGCTTCGCGCGGTGGCCGTCGACCTCGTCGGTTTCGGTCGGTCCGACAAGCCGACGCGACGGTCCGACTACACCTACCAGCGTCATGTCGACTGGACGGGCTCCGCCCTCGCCCGACTCGGCCTCACCGACGTCACGTTGGTCTGCCAGGACTGGGGTGGCCTGATCGGGCTCCGCCTGGTCGCCGAGAGACCTGACCTGTTCGCCCGGGTCGTGGCGGCCAACACGTTCCTGCCCACCGGAGACATCGATCCGGGCAGGGCGTTCCGGAGTTGGCGCGACTTCTCGCAGGCGGTCGAAACTCTGCGCGTCGGCGACATCGTGAACACCGGAACGACGACGGACCTCCCGGCCGACGTGATCGCCGCCTACGACGCGCCGTTCCCCGACGAGTCGTACAAGGAGGGCGCCCGCCAGTTCCCGGTGCTGGTACCCGCATCGACCGACGATCCGGCCCGCGACGCCAACCTGGAGGCCTGGGAAGTGCTGCGGCGCTGGGAGAAGCCCTTCCTCACGGCCTTCAGCGACGGCGATCCGATCACCAGGGGCGGAGACATCGTCTTCCAGGCGGAGATCCCGGGTGCCCGGGGTCAGGCGCACACGACGATCCAGGGCGGCGGGCACTTCCTCCAGGAGGACAGGGGGCCGGAGCTGGCACGCGTGGTCGCCGAGTTCGTGGCGTCGACCTGA
- a CDS encoding ABC transporter substrate-binding protein, whose translation MRARLGVLVVVVGLLAAACGSRTDDQAVVAQGGGTDSTEQAGEPPESGIESPCGEGDASGATDTGVSDESITIANVADLAVPGLPGLFQQNQEAVEAFVAYCNSLGGILGRELVLEKLDSKLTEHLQAVEKACGSAFAMVGNGSVFDDAGIPAQLECGIPNVPGITGSPEAGGETTLTVQPIPNPPDSWATGPGRHVVEQAPDAAEHAAMFAAPSAARRQADAQVESYEEIGFEWIINDDIGIGESTADWQPRVKSAKDKGAEYVYVQAEDVDLANFLLEAETQGYAPEWVDAGQQVYNEAFLEAAGATAEGVHVYVTTVPFEEADTSEMMQTYLDWLEKTVPGASPDALGVQSWSAGLLFATAAKALGSDLTREGLMDELHSITEWNGLGMHVFADPGENIGTNCYMYVQVRDGEFVREFPDEGFECIDGNRLPVSTK comes from the coding sequence ATGAGGGCTCGGCTGGGTGTGCTCGTGGTCGTGGTCGGTCTGCTGGCAGCGGCGTGCGGTTCGCGCACCGATGATCAGGCCGTGGTGGCACAGGGTGGCGGCACCGACTCCACCGAACAGGCCGGTGAGCCGCCCGAAAGCGGGATCGAGTCGCCCTGCGGGGAGGGCGACGCCTCGGGTGCCACCGACACCGGCGTGAGCGACGAGTCGATCACGATCGCCAACGTCGCCGACCTCGCCGTGCCGGGTCTGCCCGGGCTCTTCCAACAGAACCAGGAGGCGGTGGAGGCCTTCGTGGCGTACTGCAACTCGCTCGGGGGCATCCTGGGTCGTGAGCTCGTGCTCGAGAAGCTGGATTCCAAGCTCACCGAGCACCTCCAGGCGGTCGAGAAGGCGTGCGGCAGCGCATTCGCGATGGTGGGCAACGGCTCGGTCTTCGACGACGCGGGAATTCCGGCCCAGCTCGAGTGCGGCATTCCCAACGTTCCGGGCATCACCGGCTCTCCCGAGGCAGGGGGCGAAACGACTCTCACGGTCCAGCCGATCCCGAACCCGCCCGACTCGTGGGCGACCGGCCCGGGCCGGCACGTCGTGGAGCAGGCGCCCGATGCCGCCGAGCACGCTGCGATGTTCGCCGCTCCGAGCGCGGCGCGACGCCAGGCCGACGCTCAGGTGGAGTCGTACGAGGAGATCGGTTTCGAGTGGATCATCAACGACGACATCGGGATCGGGGAGAGCACGGCCGACTGGCAGCCTCGCGTCAAGTCCGCGAAGGACAAGGGTGCCGAGTACGTCTACGTGCAGGCCGAGGACGTCGATCTGGCCAACTTCCTGCTCGAGGCCGAGACGCAGGGATATGCCCCCGAGTGGGTCGATGCCGGCCAGCAGGTCTACAACGAGGCCTTCCTCGAGGCGGCGGGCGCGACGGCGGAGGGAGTTCACGTCTACGTGACGACCGTCCCCTTCGAGGAGGCCGACACGAGCGAGATGATGCAGACGTACCTCGACTGGCTCGAAAAGACCGTCCCGGGTGCCTCACCGGACGCTCTCGGCGTGCAGTCGTGGTCGGCGGGGTTGCTGTTCGCGACGGCGGCGAAGGCGCTGGGGAGCGACCTCACCAGAGAGGGGCTGATGGACGAGCTGCACTCGATCACGGAGTGGAACGGACTCGGCATGCACGTCTTTGCCGATCCGGGTGAGAACATCGGGACGAACTGCTACATGTACGTGCAGGTGCGCGACGGGGAGTTCGTGCGTGAGTTCCCCGACGAGGGCTTCGAGTGCATCGACGGCAACCGTCTCCCCGTGTCGACCAAGTAG
- a CDS encoding ABC transporter substrate-binding protein, whose amino-acid sequence MRARLGVLVVVVGLLAAACGSRTDDQAVVAQGGGTDSTEQAGQPSESGIESPCGEGDASGATDTGVSDDSITIANVADIDVPAVPGLFQQNQEAVEAFVAYCNSLGGILGRELVLEKLDSKLTEHLQAVEKACDSAFAMVGNGSLFDDAGLPAQQECGIPSVPGITGSPQASGETALMVQPIPNPPDSWVKGPGLHVIDEAPDAVKKAAMFAAPSAARQQADLQVDIYEQIGFEWIINDDIGIGESTTDWQPRVKSMKDKGAEYVYVQAEDVDLANFLLEAETQGYAPEWVDAGQQVYTEAFLEAAGATAEGLHIYVTTVPFEEADTSEMMQTYLDWLEKTVPGASPDALGVQSWSAGLLFATAAKALGSDLTREGLMDELRSITEWDGLGMHVPTDPGENIGTDCYMYLQVEDGEFVREFPDEGFECIEGNRLPVSTKQ is encoded by the coding sequence GTGAGGGCTCGGCTGGGTGTGCTCGTGGTCGTGGTCGGTCTGCTGGCGGCGGCGTGCGGTTCGCGCACCGATGATCAGGCCGTGGTGGCACAGGGTGGCGGCACCGACTCCACCGAACAGGCCGGGCAGCCGTCCGAAAGCGGGATCGAGTCGCCCTGCGGGGAGGGCGACGCCTCGGGTGCCACCGACACCGGCGTGAGCGACGATTCGATCACGATCGCCAACGTCGCCGACATCGACGTACCGGCCGTGCCCGGGCTCTTCCAGCAGAACCAGGAGGCGGTGGAGGCCTTCGTGGCGTACTGCAACTCGCTCGGGGGCATCCTGGGCCGTGAGCTCGTGCTCGAGAAGCTGGATTCCAAGCTCACCGAGCACCTCCAGGCGGTCGAGAAGGCGTGCGACAGCGCATTCGCGATGGTGGGCAACGGCTCGCTCTTCGACGACGCAGGGCTCCCGGCGCAACAGGAGTGCGGGATCCCGAGCGTGCCGGGCATCACGGGCTCCCCCCAGGCGTCGGGAGAAACGGCGTTGATGGTCCAGCCGATCCCCAACCCGCCGGATTCGTGGGTCAAGGGTCCCGGGCTCCACGTCATCGACGAGGCGCCGGACGCTGTGAAGAAGGCCGCGATGTTCGCCGCACCGAGCGCCGCACGCCAGCAGGCGGATCTACAGGTGGACATCTACGAACAGATCGGTTTCGAGTGGATCATCAACGACGACATCGGGATCGGGGAGAGCACCACCGACTGGCAGCCCCGCGTCAAGTCGATGAAGGACAAGGGTGCCGAGTACGTCTACGTGCAGGCCGAGGACGTCGATCTGGCCAACTTCCTGCTCGAGGCCGAGACGCAGGGATACGCCCCCGAGTGGGTCGATGCCGGCCAGCAGGTCTACACCGAGGCCTTCCTCGAGGCGGCGGGCGCGACGGCGGAGGGACTCCACATCTACGTGACGACCGTCCCCTTCGAGGAGGCCGACACGAGCGAGATGATGCAGACGTACCTCGACTGGCTCGAAAAGACCGTCCCGGGTGCCTCACCGGACGCTCTCGGCGTGCAGTCGTGGTCGGCGGGGTTGCTGTTCGCGACGGCGGCGAAGGCGCTGGGGAGCGACCTCACCAGAGAGGGGCTGATGGACGAGCTGCGCTCGATCACGGAGTGGGACGGTCTCGGCATGCACGTCCCCACCGATCCGGGTGAGAACATCGGGACGGACTGCTACATGTACCTCCAGGTGGAGGACGGGGAGTTCGTGCGTGAGTTCCCCGACGAGGGCTTCGAGTGCATCGAGGGAAACCGTCTCCCCGTGTCGACCAAGCAATGA
- a CDS encoding ABC transporter permease: MDARDFLEFTVFGLTAGGIFFVSASGLVVTYATTGVFNFAHGAVGMMAAFLYWQLTVEWGWPAPLAIVLIVVVVAPLFGLLIERLLIRGLYGASLATTLVVTVGLLVGLIGIAGERWPPQRRVVSPFFQGEGFDLLGVFVTWHRAITFLVAVAVAVGLRILLYNTRIGTTMRATVDDRDLVALNGARPAWAGAAAWALGASLAALAGILLASAFSSLDIIVITLLVVDAYAAAVVGRLRSLPLTFLGAMILGLLVNYTVGYLPYAFADDRLPRYLQSLPSAIPAIMLFVVLLLLPQARLRGSRLISASKVKVASFGASLLGGVVLVVAAVLVVQFVSRDNVFELGKGLGLSLVILSLLPLTGYAGQVSLGQLAFAGVGAWAMVEFGDTSPWLGLLMAVVITAAVGAIVSLPALRLDGLYLALMTLAFAVFMEVLIFPLESMFGPGSNLVPRLDLPWLSMDSQGTYFVFMAVVYALLAIGILAMRRAAFGRRLIAMRDSPAACATLGMSTNRTKLLVFTMSAAIAGLGGAVYWGFTGTVTAVEFTMVASLLILLLAVIGGVSTASGALLGGFFFALITIISQEVPELDWLPAIAPAVVGISLARNPDGAAAEIAGRLRDQFFGRRTRADGDMEHDPLADLDASLPLGADLTPVQVEALDRELAIEEVSVASH, encoded by the coding sequence GTGGACGCCCGGGACTTCCTCGAGTTCACGGTCTTCGGCCTGACGGCCGGCGGCATCTTCTTCGTGTCGGCGAGCGGTCTCGTCGTGACCTACGCCACCACCGGCGTCTTCAACTTCGCCCACGGTGCCGTCGGGATGATGGCTGCCTTCCTCTACTGGCAGCTCACGGTGGAGTGGGGCTGGCCAGCGCCGCTGGCGATCGTGCTGATCGTCGTGGTGGTCGCGCCGCTGTTCGGCCTCCTCATCGAACGACTCCTGATCCGGGGCCTCTACGGCGCGTCGCTGGCCACGACGCTGGTGGTGACGGTGGGCCTCCTGGTCGGCCTCATCGGCATCGCCGGGGAGCGCTGGCCGCCACAGAGGCGAGTCGTGTCACCCTTCTTCCAGGGGGAGGGCTTCGATCTGCTCGGCGTCTTCGTCACCTGGCATCGCGCGATCACGTTCCTCGTCGCGGTGGCGGTTGCGGTGGGCCTGCGCATCCTCCTCTACAACACCCGAATCGGCACCACGATGCGAGCGACGGTCGACGACCGCGACCTCGTGGCGCTCAACGGAGCGCGTCCCGCGTGGGCCGGAGCGGCAGCCTGGGCGCTCGGTGCCTCCCTGGCCGCCCTCGCGGGAATCCTCCTCGCGTCGGCCTTCTCCTCCCTCGACATCATCGTCATCACCCTCCTGGTCGTCGACGCCTACGCCGCGGCCGTTGTGGGCCGGCTTCGCAGTCTTCCCCTGACGTTCCTCGGGGCGATGATCCTGGGGCTCCTCGTCAACTACACCGTCGGCTATCTCCCGTATGCGTTCGCGGATGATCGGCTGCCCCGCTACCTGCAGTCGCTGCCGAGCGCCATTCCCGCGATCATGCTCTTCGTCGTCCTGTTGCTGCTTCCGCAGGCACGGCTGCGCGGTTCGCGGCTCATCTCGGCCTCCAAGGTCAAGGTGGCGTCATTCGGCGCGTCTCTCCTCGGAGGTGTCGTGCTCGTCGTGGCGGCGGTGCTCGTCGTGCAGTTCGTCTCCCGCGACAATGTCTTCGAGCTCGGGAAGGGCCTGGGCCTCTCACTCGTGATCCTCTCGCTTCTTCCGCTCACCGGGTACGCGGGGCAGGTGTCGCTGGGCCAACTCGCGTTCGCGGGAGTCGGAGCCTGGGCCATGGTCGAGTTCGGGGACACGAGCCCCTGGTTGGGGCTATTGATGGCGGTGGTGATCACGGCGGCGGTCGGCGCCATCGTCTCGCTCCCCGCTCTTCGTCTCGACGGTCTCTATCTCGCGCTCATGACGCTGGCCTTCGCCGTCTTCATGGAAGTGCTCATCTTTCCCCTGGAGAGCATGTTCGGGCCCGGCTCGAACCTCGTCCCACGCCTCGACCTGCCCTGGCTCTCGATGGACAGCCAGGGGACGTACTTCGTGTTCATGGCGGTGGTCTACGCGCTGCTGGCCATCGGCATCCTGGCGATGCGGCGCGCGGCGTTCGGGCGTCGGCTGATAGCAATGCGCGACAGTCCCGCGGCGTGCGCCACGCTCGGCATGAGCACGAACCGTACGAAGCTCCTGGTCTTCACGATGTCGGCCGCCATTGCCGGCCTCGGCGGTGCCGTCTACTGGGGATTCACGGGAACCGTGACGGCCGTCGAGTTCACGATGGTCGCGAGCCTCCTCATCCTGCTGCTGGCGGTGATCGGAGGGGTTTCCACGGCGAGTGGAGCGCTGCTCGGCGGGTTCTTCTTCGCCCTCATTACGATCATCTCCCAGGAGGTTCCCGAGCTCGACTGGCTGCCCGCCATCGCACCGGCCGTGGTCGGGATCTCGCTGGCACGCAATCCCGACGGCGCAGCGGCCGAGATCGCCGGACGGCTGCGCGATCAGTTCTTCGGGCGCCGCACGAGGGCCGACGGCGACATGGAGCACGATCCACTCGCCGATCTCGACGCGTCACTTCCACTCGGTGCGGACCTGACGCCCGTTCAGGTCGAGGCACTCGACCGTGAGCTCGCCATCGAGGAGGTGTCCGTTGCCAGTCACTGA